One genomic segment of Synechocystis sp. LKSZ1 includes these proteins:
- a CDS encoding fasciclin domain-containing protein, giving the protein MADIVDIAVSNENFSTLVAAVQAAGLVDTLKGPGPFTVFAPTNDAFAKLPPGTITTLLQNIPQLTRILCYHVVAGKLMQADLEKLTTVTSVEGSPITLDFTEAFEVKNATVISADIEADNGVIHVIDNVILMG; this is encoded by the coding sequence ATGGCAGACATTGTGGATATTGCTGTTAGCAACGAAAATTTTTCTACCCTTGTCGCGGCCGTTCAAGCCGCTGGCCTGGTGGATACCCTAAAAGGCCCAGGCCCTTTCACGGTCTTTGCACCGACCAATGATGCCTTTGCCAAGCTCCCGCCGGGAACGATTACTACTCTCCTTCAAAATATTCCCCAACTAACCCGAATTCTCTGTTACCACGTAGTCGCTGGGAAGTTAATGCAGGCCGACCTCGAAAAATTAACCACTGTAACGTCGGTAGAAGGTTCTCCCATTACCCTAGACTTTACCGAGGCCTTTGAAGTCAAAAATGCTACGGTGATTAGCGCCGATATTGAAGCGGATAATGGGGTGATCCACGTTATTGACAACGTTATTTTGATGGGTTAA